The proteins below are encoded in one region of Brassica napus cultivar Da-Ae chromosome A6, Da-Ae, whole genome shotgun sequence:
- the LOC106347329 gene encoding nuclear speckle RNA-binding protein B yields MDNKSPRSKEILGPRPTPLKIRKDSHKIIKKPPLAPQPLQSQPPQLHEQEPSQLLPPRGPVIIYTVSPKIIHTHPNNFMTLVQRLTGKTSTPTIPSSSSPYPLALDYTSASRDTSAVFDASRGSISPAARYAAMEKANVSNELGFVGGIESTNQYYQHDHHQNRATERAGILSPGPASLPQISPDFFSTVGGSDPQGFSSFFNDFSSILQATPTIPSPSSMDLFTNFFDC; encoded by the coding sequence ATGGATAATAAATCTCCAAGATCAAAAGAAATCTTGGGACCAAGACCAACTCCATTGAAAATCCGTAAAGACTCTCACAAGATCATCAAGAAGCCACCACTAGCGCCACAACCACTACAATCACAACCACCGCAGCTACACGAGCAAGAACCATCACAACTATTGCCTCCACGCGGTCCAGTGATAATATACACTGTATCTCCCAAGATTATACATACACATCCTAATAACTTCATGACATTGGTTCAACGTCTCACAGGCAAAACCTCTACCCCCACAATTCCATCCTCCTCTTCTCCATACCCCTTAGCACTAGACTACACATCTGCATCAAGAGACACGTCAGCAGTGTTCGATGCATCCCGTGGTTCGATATCTCCGGCGGCTAGGTATGCTGCGATGGAGAAAGCTAATGTTTCAAATGAACTAGGGTTTGTGGGTGGCATAGAGAGCACGAATCAATATTACCAACATGACCATCATCAAAACCGAGCTACCGAACGTGCTGGAATCTTGTCTCCAGGGCCCGCTTCTCTACCGCAGATATCGCCAGATTTCTTTTCTACGGTTGGAGGATCTGATCCTCAAGGTTTTTCGTCGTTCTTCAATGACTTTAGCTCAATCCTACAAGCCACTCCAACGATCCCGTCTCCTTCTTCCATGGACCTTTTCACAAATTTTTTTGATTGTTAG